The Thamnophis elegans isolate rThaEle1 chromosome Z, rThaEle1.pri, whole genome shotgun sequence genome contains a region encoding:
- the LOC116520822 gene encoding olfactory receptor 14A16-like, translating to MANESIITEFLLMGFSDDHDMQILYFVIFFIIYLLSIMGNVLLIVAVVLNHHLHAPMYFFLVNLSFSDVCFISTIIPKAMAASLINNRQISYVGCAAQVFSVFTFGGSELSLLTVMAYDRYVAICHPLQYTQMMNWDACLQMVAASWISNLIHALLHTILTFRLNFCKYNLIEQFFCDVPHLQKISCTDTRINQILILVVAIIVDSFCSGLIFISYGYIFLAVLKVPSVEGRYKALSTCTPHLTVFSLFLISTLFAYMRPQSLSSQTLDLLSAVLYTVLPPLLNPLIYSFRNKDIQKAVWRMLKT from the coding sequence ATGGCCAATGAATCCATTATAACAGAATTTCTACTGATGGGATTTTCTGATGATCATGATATGcagattttgtattttgtaatttttttcatcATTTACTTATTATCCATAATGGGAAATGTCCTTCTCATTGTTGCTGTGGTTCTAAACCACCATCTTCATGCTCCCATGTATTTCTTTTTGGTCAATTTATCATTCTCTGATGTTTGCTTCATCTCAACTATAATTCCTAAGGCCATGGCTGCTTCTTTGATAAACAACAGGCAGATCTCCTATGTTGGATGTGCTGCTCAGGTCTTCTCAGTTTTCACCTTTGGAGGTTCTGAGCTTTCTTTGCTGACTGTCATGGCTTATGACCGTTATGTAGCCATCTGTCATCCTCTGCAATATACCCAAATGATGAACTGGGATGCCTGTTTGCAAATGGTAGCTGCTTCCTGGATAAGCAATTTGATCCATGCTTTGCTACACACCATTCTTACATTCAGGTTAAATTTCTGCAAATACAATTTAATTGAACAATTTTTCTGTGATGTTCCCCATTTACAAAAGATTTCTTGTACTGATACAAGAATTAATCAAATTCTAATTTTGGTTGTAGCGATCATTGTAGATTCATTTTGTAGTGGGCTCATCTTTATCTCCTATGGCTACATTTTCTTGGCTGTGCTAAAAGTCCCTTCAGTCGAAGGCAGATATAAAGCTTTGTCCACATGTACTCCTCACCTGActgtcttttctttatttttgatctCTACTCTTTTTGCATATATGCGGCCCCAAAGTCTTTCCTCCCAGACTTTGGATTTGCTCTCTGCTGTTCTCTACACAGTTTTGCCCCCACTCCTCAACCCTCTCATTTATAGCTTCAGGAATAAGGACATCCAAAAGGCTGTGTGGAGAATGCTAAAAACATAG